The proteins below are encoded in one region of Tachypleus tridentatus isolate NWPU-2018 chromosome 4, ASM421037v1, whole genome shotgun sequence:
- the LOC143248318 gene encoding protein ABHD14A-like, protein MGYRTVAMDVPGFGNSERARISDRGEFINDVVKALNLIRPVVVSPSMSGTLALPYLVKHSTDMGGYVPVAPGATSILERQPCGNGQSKEMSLDSVCESLKDYFSLPPHDLSCLKDIFSIN, encoded by the exons ATGGGCTACCGGACTGTGGCAATGGATGTACCTG GTTTCGGTAACAGTGAGAGGGCACGCATCTCTGACCGCGGCGAGTTCATTAACGACGTAGTTAAAGCCTTGAACTTGATACGTCCTGTAGTGGTCAGTCCTAGTATGAGTGGAACTTTGGCTCTTCCGTACCTGGTAAAACATTCAACGGACATGGGTGGATATGTTCCAGTTGCACCTGGGGCTACAAGCATTCTTGAAAGACAACCTTGTGGTAATGGTCAGTCAAAAGAAATGTCCCTTGACAGTGTATGTGAAAGCCTAAAGGATTACTTTTCACTTCCTCCTCATGACTTAAGTTGTCTTAAG GACATCTTTAGCATCAACTAA